In the genome of Desulfuromonas sp., one region contains:
- a CDS encoding Fic family protein: MQAKDLSQERQKLLVPLNIYSGAYALIPPPVPRRLDLGKEGWNEIARAHKALNLLEEVSGRLPNPDFITRTWDRREAVRSSQIEGTQSEVDDLLAYEATGSDEGMPQDVRVTKNYVVALEKGLGKVRELGVVAIDCGLIKEIHATLMENVEYNGTPGEFRESQNWIGGGGNIYNARFVPPPPARLQECMDDLENILQYRAPEDEQLVPSILTRMAIAHVQFESIHPFLDGNGRVGRILLPLMLVAEGYPPVYLAGYLKSNQQEYYDTLLGVQLRDRWADWVRFFALGVESAVQESIKTGLALERVLGKWQTTIGGLGLRSDSILHKFPELLISSPVLTAKRAMNDLNTSFPSVSAALSKLVNIGMLSMKEEGSKRNRVFIAHEVIDILNMPVDA; this comes from the coding sequence ATGCAAGCGAAAGACCTTTCACAGGAACGACAGAAACTCCTTGTTCCATTAAATATATACTCTGGAGCATATGCACTTATCCCGCCCCCAGTGCCGAGACGACTTGATCTTGGGAAGGAGGGATGGAACGAAATAGCTCGTGCTCATAAAGCTTTAAATTTGCTAGAGGAGGTCTCAGGGCGACTGCCTAACCCGGATTTCATTACTAGAACGTGGGATCGCCGAGAAGCAGTACGAAGCAGCCAAATAGAGGGAACTCAATCAGAGGTTGACGATTTGTTAGCTTATGAGGCAACAGGGAGTGATGAAGGTATGCCTCAGGATGTACGTGTAACAAAAAACTACGTAGTAGCTCTTGAAAAAGGTCTTGGAAAGGTTCGAGAGTTAGGAGTCGTGGCGATAGATTGTGGTCTAATAAAAGAAATACATGCGACTCTAATGGAGAACGTTGAATACAATGGAACGCCAGGAGAATTCAGGGAATCACAAAATTGGATCGGTGGAGGCGGAAATATATATAACGCTCGCTTTGTTCCTCCCCCTCCTGCGCGTTTACAGGAGTGTATGGATGATCTTGAAAACATTCTCCAGTATCGTGCGCCTGAAGATGAGCAGCTTGTGCCATCAATCCTCACTCGAATGGCGATTGCGCACGTTCAATTCGAGAGTATTCACCCCTTCCTGGACGGTAACGGTAGAGTGGGTAGGATCTTACTGCCTCTGATGTTGGTGGCTGAAGGCTACCCTCCAGTTTATTTAGCAGGATATCTAAAAAGTAACCAACAAGAATATTACGATACATTGCTTGGTGTTCAGCTCAGAGATAGGTGGGCTGATTGGGTACGTTTCTTTGCTTTGGGGGTAGAGTCTGCTGTACAAGAGTCTATAAAAACAGGGTTAGCTTTAGAGCGAGTATTAGGGAAATGGCAGACGACAATAGGTGGGCTTGGTTTAAGGTCCGATTCGATATTGCATAAATTTCCTGAACTCCTAATTAGCTCTCCAGTTTTGACAGCAAAACGAGCGATGAATGATTTGAATACTTCATTCCCCTCAGTAAGTGCAGCCTTGAGTAAATTAGTGAATATAGGCATGCTTTCAATGAAAGAAGAAGGCTCTAAGCGTAACAGAGTTTTTATTGCGCACGAGGTTATTGATATCCTCAACATGCCAGTAGATGCCTGA
- a CDS encoding transglutaminase → MKFRVTHTTEYDYTGQVSLCWNRAVLLPRDTATQKCLTSGLQIDPMPTDLHERTDFFGNRISHFAIQEPHGKLKVTAVSDLAISSETGYSAADNGSSWESVRDQLSSEKKQDVLAALPCRFRSKLVHGSQQLTEYARPSFTPERPLLEAVTDLMRRIYEDFKYDPGVTTISTPLIDVLKNRHGVCQDFAHLGIGCLRAMGLAARYVSGYIETVPPPGKEKMVGADASHAWFSVFAGTAGWIDFDPTNNQIPSGQHVTVAWGRDFSDVSPLRGVALGGGKHKVAVSVDVARLST, encoded by the coding sequence ATGAAATTCCGGGTCACCCATACCACCGAATACGATTACACCGGGCAGGTGAGCCTGTGCTGGAACCGGGCGGTTTTGCTGCCGCGCGATACGGCGACACAGAAATGTCTGACTTCCGGATTGCAGATCGACCCGATGCCGACGGACCTGCATGAACGGACTGACTTTTTCGGCAACCGGATCAGCCACTTTGCCATTCAGGAGCCGCATGGCAAACTGAAGGTGACCGCTGTCAGTGATCTTGCGATCTCTTCGGAGACCGGTTATTCCGCTGCCGACAACGGTTCTTCCTGGGAGAGTGTCCGCGATCAATTGTCGTCCGAAAAGAAACAGGACGTTCTGGCGGCGCTACCCTGCCGATTCAGGTCCAAACTGGTGCACGGGTCGCAACAATTGACCGAATATGCCCGGCCTTCTTTTACCCCGGAGCGACCTTTGCTTGAGGCCGTCACCGACCTGATGCGGCGCATCTATGAGGATTTTAAATACGATCCCGGCGTCACTACGATTTCGACACCCCTGATAGATGTTCTCAAGAACCGGCACGGCGTCTGTCAGGACTTTGCTCATCTCGGGATCGGCTGCCTGCGGGCCATGGGTTTGGCCGCCCGTTATGTCAGTGGCTATATTGAAACCGTGCCGCCGCCGGGCAAGGAAAAAATGGTCGGAGCCGACGCCTCGCATGCCTGGTTTTCGGTTTTTGCCGGCACCGCCGGCTGGATCGATTTCGATCCGACCAATAACCAGATTCCGTCCGGGCAGCATGTAACAGTCGCCTGGGGTCGAGACTTTTCAGATGTCTCGCCACTCCGGGGCGTTGCCCTCGGTGGCGGTAAGCACAAGGTGGCGGTTTCGGTCGATGTCGCCAGACTTTCGACTTGA
- the recO gene encoding DNA repair protein RecO has translation MQQHLSDAIILRHLDYGESDRIVTFFTPDLGLRKGFARGAKKSRKRFGPGLELFAQVRIHWTQPKSGELLSLREVELVDLRTGLRNDLEAVALAGYGCELVEELIGDDPGHPETFALLKSFLDHLAANGTTPEARLLFELRLLNQVGYVPHLLHCSECDNDLPAEKVAFNAGRGGSLCAGCATSYDRIRLARMTLGSLAKILHSPEDNFADIHLSPLTLREGGAAISSAIKVHLNRPLRSLPFLDQLLAESDRQKPAETP, from the coding sequence ATGCAGCAACACCTCTCAGACGCGATCATCCTGCGCCATCTCGATTATGGCGAATCGGACCGGATCGTTACCTTTTTTACGCCCGATCTCGGGCTGCGCAAAGGCTTTGCCCGTGGTGCGAAAAAAAGCCGGAAACGGTTCGGGCCGGGGCTGGAGCTGTTCGCCCAGGTGCGGATTCACTGGACTCAACCGAAATCGGGCGAGCTGCTCTCTTTGCGCGAGGTTGAACTGGTCGATCTCCGCACCGGCCTGCGTAACGATCTTGAAGCGGTGGCGCTGGCCGGTTACGGCTGCGAGCTGGTCGAAGAGCTGATCGGCGATGACCCCGGCCATCCGGAAACGTTCGCGCTGCTGAAATCGTTCCTCGACCATCTCGCCGCTAACGGCACCACGCCGGAAGCGCGGCTGCTCTTCGAATTGCGACTGCTGAACCAGGTCGGCTACGTTCCCCACCTGCTGCACTGCTCGGAATGCGACAATGACCTGCCAGCGGAAAAAGTGGCATTCAATGCCGGTCGTGGCGGTTCGCTCTGCGCCGGCTGTGCTACTTCGTATGACCGGATCCGACTGGCCCGGATGACCCTCGGGTCGCTGGCGAAAATCCTGCACAGTCCGGAAGATAATTTTGCCGATATCCATCTCAGCCCCCTGACTCTGCGCGAGGGCGGCGCGGCGATTTCGAGCGCCATAAAAGTCCATTTGAACAGGCCGTTGCGATCACTTCCTTTTCTTGATCAACTGCTGGCCGAGTCTGATCGCCAGAAACCGGCTGAGACGCCCTGA
- a CDS encoding cysteine protease, whose amino-acid sequence MSWIKASCTLNFEIQPSTPLILMLRPRSSERQWIGRESYIMNPSVPVLEYTDLFGNLCQRLMTPSGDFSINTTVEVLVNDYLDTSTGADFVEIQHLPESVLPYLLPSRYCESDRMANQALEIVGGARPGYDQVARIEEWIMNQVRYVPGSSNVPISATEVSARGEGVCRDLAHLGIALCRSISMPARLVVGYLYGLEPMDMHAWYEVFVGGQWYTFDPTQRQAVGRRITIAFGRDAADVSVFHQFGTGILSSMDVQVELMSGPPEAV is encoded by the coding sequence ATGTCCTGGATCAAAGCGAGCTGTACCCTCAACTTCGAGATTCAACCTTCGACGCCGCTCATTCTGATGCTGCGTCCGCGCAGCAGCGAACGGCAGTGGATCGGTCGCGAGTCATACATCATGAACCCGTCGGTGCCGGTACTCGAATATACCGATCTGTTCGGCAACCTTTGTCAGCGGCTGATGACCCCGTCCGGCGATTTTTCGATCAACACCACGGTCGAGGTGCTGGTCAATGACTACCTGGACACATCGACCGGCGCTGATTTCGTCGAGATTCAGCACCTGCCCGAATCGGTTCTTCCCTACCTGCTGCCAAGCCGCTACTGTGAATCGGACCGCATGGCCAACCAGGCGTTGGAGATTGTCGGCGGGGCCCGTCCCGGCTATGACCAGGTCGCCCGCATCGAAGAATGGATCATGAACCAGGTCCGTTACGTTCCGGGTTCGAGCAATGTTCCGATTTCGGCAACGGAAGTCTCGGCCAGAGGTGAAGGCGTCTGTCGCGACCTGGCTCACCTTGGCATCGCATTGTGCCGTAGTATCAGTATGCCGGCGCGGTTGGTGGTCGGCTACCTGTACGGGCTTGAGCCGATGGATATGCATGCCTGGTACGAGGTCTTTGTCGGCGGCCAGTGGTACACCTTCGACCCGACCCAGAGGCAGGCGGTCGGGCGCCGGATCACTATTGCTTTTGGCCGCGATGCGGCCGATGTCTCGGTCTTCCACCAGTTCGGGACCGGTATCCTGTCAAGCATGGATGTTCAGGTCGAGCTGATGTCGGGGCCACCGGAAGCGGTTTAG
- a CDS encoding IMP dehydrogenase, translating to MPIRVACNHNTRYKFDRPITVHPHVVRLRPAPHSRTPIHAYSLKVFPEDHFINWQQDAFGNYLARLVFPEKTKELRIEVEVIADMTSYNPFDFFIEEYAENVPFTYAKLERSELAPYFEKIEAGPLLKAWLEKLDRTERSTIDFLVEVNRLLQQTVNYSVRMEPGVQSCETTLKREIGSCRDSAWLLVQIFRHLGLASRFVSGYLIQLAADEKSLDGPSGPEEDFTDLHAWTEVYIPGAGWVGLDPTSGLLAGEGHIPLACTPHPMSAAPVTGSTEPCEVEFEHSNLVRRIHEDPRVTKPYSDEQWLLIDALGQKVDEEIVAEDMRLTMGGEPTFVSIDDMEGDEWNTAADGPHKRELAYQLLQRLREGFGSGGMLHFGQGKWYPGEPLPRWAYGCFWRKDDVAVWHDTALLADINKDYKLGPAEAQKFAGKLAQEIGIKKSYLVPGYEDVLYWLWKEGTLPENLDPLKADLKDPAERRALAKALENDLGQPVGYALPVKWIDEKNAWDSSPWEFRRGQMFLIPGDSAMGMRLPLDSLPWVAPEKREPFYERDPFEEKPELDDYHDRSAGNAADEKSADAPAEDGPVGEIEIYHTALCVEARDGRLHVFMPPLSFLEHYLDLIAAVERTAKKLKMPVVIEGYEPPRDNRLERLLVTPDPGVIEVNIHPAGSWTELVDNTTLLYREARECRLGTEKFMLDGRHTGTGGGNHITLGGPSPADSPMLRRPDLLRSLVTYWQHHPGLSYLFSGMFLGPTSQAPRIDEARDDSLYELEIAFQQLPENEVPPPWLVDRLFRNLLIDVTGNTHRAEFCIDKLYSPDSASGRLGIVELRAFEMPPHARMSLVQNLLLRTLLAWFWKEPYKHDLVRWGTELHDRFLLPYFVRQDMKDVIADLQRAEYPFQLEWFDPFFEFRFPRYGTVKIDEIELELRFAIEPWHVLGEEVTSQGTARFVDSSVERLQLHVTGLTEGRHVISCNGRRLPLRNTGRSDEFVVGVRYRAWQPPSALHPTIKPHTPLTFDVIDTWSGRSIGGCTYHVSHPGGRNYDDFPVNAVTAESRRGSLFTVTEHSQGPIQMPPEFSGLGEFLPREASLEQMAPPLEEPNAEFPYTFDLRHGRVD from the coding sequence ATGCCGATTCGCGTTGCCTGTAATCACAACACCCGCTACAAGTTTGATCGACCGATCACTGTTCATCCGCATGTTGTTCGATTGCGTCCGGCTCCTCACAGCCGGACGCCGATTCATGCTTATTCTCTCAAGGTTTTTCCTGAAGATCACTTTATCAACTGGCAGCAGGATGCCTTCGGCAACTACCTGGCCCGGCTTGTATTTCCGGAAAAGACAAAAGAATTACGGATCGAGGTTGAAGTCATTGCCGACATGACCAGCTACAACCCGTTCGATTTTTTCATCGAGGAGTATGCCGAGAACGTGCCGTTTACCTATGCCAAGCTTGAACGGTCCGAACTCGCCCCTTATTTTGAAAAGATCGAGGCGGGGCCGCTATTGAAGGCCTGGCTCGAGAAACTGGATCGAACTGAACGGAGCACGATCGACTTTCTGGTCGAAGTCAACCGTCTGCTTCAGCAGACGGTCAACTACTCGGTGCGCATGGAGCCGGGAGTCCAGAGTTGTGAAACCACGCTGAAAAGGGAGATCGGTTCCTGTCGCGACTCGGCCTGGCTGCTGGTGCAGATTTTCCGGCACCTCGGTCTCGCTTCCCGCTTCGTCAGCGGCTACCTGATTCAGCTCGCCGCCGATGAAAAATCGCTGGATGGCCCGTCCGGGCCGGAAGAGGACTTTACCGACCTGCACGCCTGGACCGAAGTTTACATCCCCGGGGCCGGCTGGGTCGGGCTCGATCCGACTTCCGGGTTATTAGCCGGCGAAGGGCATATTCCGCTGGCCTGTACGCCGCATCCGATGAGCGCCGCCCCGGTCACCGGCTCGACCGAGCCGTGCGAGGTTGAATTTGAACACAGTAATCTGGTTCGGCGGATTCACGAAGATCCACGGGTGACGAAGCCGTACAGCGACGAGCAGTGGCTGTTGATCGACGCGCTCGGCCAGAAGGTCGACGAGGAGATTGTCGCCGAAGATATGCGCCTGACCATGGGCGGCGAACCGACCTTCGTTTCGATAGACGACATGGAGGGTGACGAGTGGAATACGGCCGCTGACGGACCGCATAAACGGGAGCTCGCTTATCAACTGCTGCAACGCTTGCGCGAAGGTTTCGGCTCCGGCGGCATGCTGCACTTCGGCCAGGGGAAATGGTACCCGGGCGAGCCGCTGCCGCGCTGGGCTTACGGCTGTTTCTGGCGCAAGGACGACGTTGCGGTCTGGCACGACACCGCTCTTCTCGCCGACATCAACAAGGACTACAAGCTCGGTCCGGCCGAAGCACAAAAATTTGCCGGAAAGCTGGCGCAAGAGATCGGGATCAAAAAGAGTTACCTGGTTCCGGGATACGAGGATGTTCTCTACTGGCTCTGGAAGGAAGGAACCCTGCCGGAAAACCTCGATCCGCTGAAAGCCGACCTGAAGGATCCGGCCGAACGCCGTGCCCTGGCCAAGGCGCTGGAGAATGACCTCGGCCAGCCGGTCGGTTATGCCCTGCCGGTGAAATGGATCGATGAAAAAAATGCCTGGGACAGCAGCCCCTGGGAGTTTCGCCGCGGCCAGATGTTCCTGATCCCCGGCGACTCGGCCATGGGAATGCGCCTGCCGCTCGATTCGCTCCCCTGGGTGGCGCCGGAGAAGCGTGAGCCGTTTTACGAGCGCGACCCGTTTGAAGAGAAGCCGGAACTTGACGACTACCATGATCGGTCGGCCGGGAACGCTGCTGATGAAAAGTCGGCGGATGCACCGGCAGAAGATGGCCCGGTCGGCGAAATCGAAATCTACCATACCGCGCTCTGCGTTGAAGCACGCGACGGCCGGCTCCATGTTTTCATGCCGCCACTCAGCTTTCTCGAGCATTACCTCGACCTCATCGCCGCCGTCGAAAGAACGGCGAAAAAGCTGAAGATGCCGGTGGTGATCGAGGGCTATGAACCGCCGCGCGACAACCGCCTGGAGCGGCTGCTGGTCACTCCGGATCCCGGCGTCATCGAAGTCAACATCCATCCTGCCGGCAGCTGGACGGAGCTGGTCGACAACACGACCCTGCTCTACCGGGAAGCGCGCGAATGCCGACTCGGTACGGAAAAGTTCATGCTCGACGGACGCCATACCGGCACCGGCGGCGGCAATCATATTACCCTGGGTGGTCCGTCGCCGGCCGACAGCCCGATGCTGCGACGGCCTGATCTGCTGCGCAGCCTGGTCACCTACTGGCAGCATCACCCGGGGCTCTCCTATCTCTTCTCCGGAATGTTCCTCGGCCCGACCAGCCAGGCACCGCGCATCGACGAGGCCCGGGATGATTCTCTCTACGAGCTGGAAATCGCCTTTCAACAACTGCCGGAGAACGAGGTGCCGCCGCCGTGGCTGGTCGATCGCCTGTTCCGCAACCTGCTGATCGATGTCACTGGCAATACGCACCGGGCCGAATTCTGTATCGACAAGCTCTATTCGCCTGACAGCGCCAGCGGCCGACTCGGTATCGTTGAATTACGGGCCTTCGAGATGCCGCCGCACGCGCGGATGAGCCTGGTCCAGAACCTGTTGCTGCGGACCCTGCTCGCCTGGTTCTGGAAAGAGCCGTACAAGCATGACCTGGTCCGCTGGGGGACCGAACTGCATGATCGGTTCCTGCTGCCATATTTCGTCCGGCAGGATATGAAGGACGTGATTGCCGATCTGCAGCGGGCGGAGTACCCGTTTCAACTCGAATGGTTCGACCCGTTTTTCGAATTCCGTTTCCCCCGGTACGGGACGGTCAAGATTGATGAGATCGAGCTCGAACTCCGGTTTGCCATCGAACCCTGGCACGTGCTCGGCGAAGAAGTGACCAGCCAGGGCACGGCGCGCTTTGTCGACTCGTCGGTCGAAAGACTGCAGTTGCACGTCACCGGTCTCACCGAAGGGCGGCATGTCATCTCCTGCAACGGCCGGCGTCTGCCGCTGCGCAACACCGGACGCAGTGACGAGTTCGTGGTTGGCGTGCGCTATCGAGCCTGGCAGCCGCCATCGGCATTGCATCCGACGATCAAGCCGCACACCCCCCTGACTTTCGATGTCATTGACACCTGGAGCGGTCGTTCGATCGGCGGCTGTACATACCATGTGTCGCACCCGGGCGGACGCAACTATGATGATTTCCCGGTCAACGCCGTCACCGCTGAATCGCGGCGCGGGTCGTTGTTTACCGTGACCGAACATTCACAGGGACCGATTCAGATGCCGCCGGAATTCTCCGGCCTTGGCGAGTTTCTGCCGCGCGAAGCTTCATTGGAACAGATGGCACCGCCGCTTGAAGAGCCGAACGCTGAATTCCCGTACACATTCGATTTGCGGCATGGCCGGGTCGACTGA